Part of the Halopseudomonas maritima genome, GGCCTGCTGCCGTTCGCCCTGCTGCTCCTGCTCTACGTGGTGGCCTCGGACGCGCGGCTGGCCGAAAACGCCAACGACAAGCTGCTGCCGGCCTTCAGTCAGATGGGCGCTGCTATCGAGCGCATGGCGCTGGAGCCGAGCAAGCGCACCGGCGAATACCTGTTCTGGCAGGACACCGCCAGCAGCCTCAAGCGCCTCGCGCTGGGCGTGCTGATCGCTGCCGCCATCGGCCTGGCGCTGGGGCTGTTTACCGGCGCCCTGCCGCTGGTACACGCCGGGGTCAGCCCGCTGCTGACGGTGGTGTCGCTGATACCGCCGCTGGCGATTCTGCCGGTGCTATTCATTCTGTTCGGCCTGGGTGAAGCCTCCAAGGTGATCCTGATCGCCATCGGCATCACCCCGTTCATTGCCCGCGACCTGCAGCGCCGCACCCAGGAAATCCCCAGCGAGCAACTGGTCAAGGCGCAGACCCTCGGCGCCAACACCAGCCAGATCATGGTCCGCGTGCTGCTGCCGCAGCTGATGCCCAAGCTGATCGACGCGGTGCGCCTGTCGCTCGGCGCCGGCTGGCTGTTCCTGATCGCCGCCGAAGCCATCGCTGCCACCGACGGTCTGGGTTATCGCATCTTCCTGGTCCGCCGCTATATGTCGATGGACGTGATCCTGCCGTACGTGGCCTGGATCACCCTGCTGGCGTTCCTGTTCGACTGGCTGCTGGCGACCCTGTCGCGCCGCCTGTTCCCGTGGAACGCCCAAGGAGCCCACTGATGATTGAAGTCAAGAACGTCGGCAAGCGCTACGACGACAACGTGGTGCTTGAGCGTCTGAACGTCACCGTGCAGGAGGGCGAGTTTGTCACCCTGGTCGGCGCCTCCGGCTGTGGCAAGAGCACCTTCTTGAAGATGCTGCTGGGCACCGAATCCCCCACCAGCGGCGAGCTGCTGCTCGACGGCAAGCCGATTGCCGATGAACCCGGCCCGGATCGCGGCATCGTGTTCCAGCAGTATTCGGTGTTCCCGCACATGACCGTGCTGGAAAACGTGATGGCGGCGGTCGGCTTTGCCCAGCGCGGGCTGACCGGTTACCTGTTCGGCAGCAAGCGCAAGCAGGCCCGCCAGGACGCCGAAGCCATTCTCAAGGAAGTTGGCCTCGGCCACGCGCTGAAGAAGTACCCGCACGAACTGTCCGGCGGCATGAAGCAGCGTCTGGCGATTGCCCAGGCGCTGCTCGGCAAGCCGCGCATTCTGCTGCTGGACGAACCCTTCGGCGCACTCGACCCGGGCATCCGCGCCGACATGCACGAGCTGGTGCTGCGCCTGTGGCAGGAGCACAAGCTGACCATCTTCATGGTCACCCACGACATCAAGGAAGGCTTTCACCTCGGCACCCGCCTGTGGGTGTTCGACAAGCTGCGACACGACCCGC contains:
- a CDS encoding ABC transporter permease → MKRLINLTPPPASKLFLGLLPFALLLLLYVVASDARLAENANDKLLPAFSQMGAAIERMALEPSKRTGEYLFWQDTASSLKRLALGVLIAAAIGLALGLFTGALPLVHAGVSPLLTVVSLIPPLAILPVLFILFGLGEASKVILIAIGITPFIARDLQRRTQEIPSEQLVKAQTLGANTSQIMVRVLLPQLMPKLIDAVRLSLGAGWLFLIAAEAIAATDGLGYRIFLVRRYMSMDVILPYVAWITLLAFLFDWLLATLSRRLFPWNAQGAH
- a CDS encoding ABC transporter ATP-binding protein — translated: MIEVKNVGKRYDDNVVLERLNVTVQEGEFVTLVGASGCGKSTFLKMLLGTESPTSGELLLDGKPIADEPGPDRGIVFQQYSVFPHMTVLENVMAAVGFAQRGLTGYLFGSKRKQARQDAEAILKEVGLGHALKKYPHELSGGMKQRLAIAQALLGKPRILLLDEPFGALDPGIRADMHELVLRLWQEHKLTIFMVTHDIKEGFHLGTRLWVFDKLRHDPHAPQAFGATITYDLPIDHRARQPAPQTTEQTIAPLLAEAAS